The Terriglobus tenax genome contains a region encoding:
- a CDS encoding cytochrome c — protein MFRWLAAGLFCSAAVILATAVSGSFSSVHAGVEDPGRNPMAAENVQRGEKLFTSNCAFCHGPTAKGSTTGPSLIDSSLVRHDKDGDLIGGVLREGRPDKGMPQFASLATSQVSDIVAYLHARVLATDSRETAGPKSGYQLKQLLSGDAVAGRKYFEGQGGCTKCHSVTGDLAGVASRYQPTELQAKILYPRGKASTATVTLRDGTVVQGTLAHADPFYIAVIDANGAYHSWERSQVKAAIHDPLGGHLELLGKYTNKDVHDLFAYLETLK, from the coding sequence ATGTTCCGATGGTTGGCGGCCGGATTGTTCTGTAGTGCCGCTGTCATATTGGCTACTGCGGTTTCGGGATCTTTCTCGTCCGTCCATGCGGGCGTGGAAGACCCGGGCCGCAATCCCATGGCAGCCGAAAATGTACAGCGAGGGGAGAAGCTGTTCACCTCCAACTGCGCCTTTTGCCATGGTCCAACAGCAAAAGGATCGACAACAGGGCCGAGCCTGATTGATTCGTCTCTGGTGCGCCATGACAAGGATGGAGACCTGATCGGCGGCGTGCTGCGTGAAGGCCGGCCCGATAAGGGCATGCCTCAGTTTGCGAGTCTTGCGACTTCCCAGGTATCGGACATCGTCGCTTATCTGCATGCGCGTGTTCTGGCAACGGACAGTCGTGAGACTGCGGGACCAAAGAGTGGATATCAGCTAAAACAATTGCTCAGCGGCGACGCCGTTGCCGGTAGGAAGTACTTCGAAGGCCAAGGTGGTTGTACGAAGTGCCATTCTGTAACCGGAGACCTGGCCGGAGTTGCAAGCCGCTATCAGCCGACGGAGCTTCAGGCGAAAATTCTTTATCCCCGCGGCAAAGCATCCACCGCCACGGTAACGCTTCGCGACGGCACCGTGGTGCAGGGGACGCTCGCTCACGCGGACCCTTTCTACATTGCCGTGATTGACGCAAACGGTGCGTATCACTCCTGGGAGCGTTCCCAGGTAAAGGCCGCGATCCATGATCCCCTGGGCGGTCATCTGGAGCTTCTCGGAAAGTACACCAATAAGGATGTCCATGATCTGTTTGCCTATCTTGAAACGCTCAAGTAA
- a CDS encoding aspartate aminotransferase family protein encodes MSTHLSSAVMADPRELSRRYLAGGIASINRQADPDIVFSRAQGAYLWDTNGKRYIDYHAAFGPYALGHNDAAVNDAVKRVLEEGDSLYGSGTTELEGRLAELICGCAPFLESVALLNTGSEATYQAIRLARAYTGRDHIIVMQGGYNGWHNDVACNLMTPLSELGEERKGEEYPFLPISAGIPVAHQQLVHPVGFNDLEAIRTVVARHKVAAIILEPILQNIGIVKPLEGYLQGLRSIADEHGVVLIFDEVKTGFRHALGGYASIAGVNPDLAVYGKAIANGYPVAALGGKKVILDLFVDKDAKRRVLLAGTYNAHPVMVAAAIATIERLKSNDGEVYREFERKGAWLQAEIEGIGKTLGKQILVGRQGSALCPYFMDHMPVSWHDLAANHNFAVDGAIRKEVIADGIYTFPIPVKQWSISAAHTDQDLEETVKVLKKVFASAKL; translated from the coding sequence ATGTCTACGCATCTATCCTCAGCGGTCATGGCAGACCCGCGCGAGTTGAGCCGGCGTTATCTTGCCGGCGGTATTGCCTCGATTAATCGTCAGGCTGATCCTGACATTGTTTTCAGCCGCGCCCAAGGGGCCTACCTTTGGGATACGAATGGCAAACGATACATTGACTATCACGCGGCGTTTGGTCCGTATGCGCTTGGTCACAACGACGCAGCGGTCAATGACGCTGTAAAGCGCGTGCTGGAAGAAGGCGACAGTCTTTATGGAAGCGGGACGACCGAACTGGAAGGCCGCCTCGCTGAACTGATCTGCGGCTGCGCGCCATTCCTTGAGTCGGTTGCGTTATTGAATACCGGCAGTGAAGCCACCTATCAGGCCATTCGCCTGGCGCGCGCCTACACGGGCCGTGACCACATTATTGTGATGCAGGGCGGCTATAACGGCTGGCATAACGATGTTGCCTGCAACCTGATGACGCCACTTTCCGAGCTGGGGGAAGAGCGCAAGGGGGAGGAGTATCCCTTCCTGCCGATCAGCGCCGGCATTCCTGTGGCTCATCAGCAGCTTGTGCACCCGGTCGGCTTCAACGATCTTGAAGCCATCCGCACGGTTGTTGCCCGTCACAAAGTTGCCGCGATCATCCTTGAGCCGATTCTTCAGAACATCGGCATTGTCAAACCATTGGAAGGCTATCTGCAGGGTCTGCGTTCCATTGCTGACGAGCATGGTGTCGTTCTGATTTTCGATGAGGTCAAGACTGGTTTTCGTCACGCACTGGGTGGCTATGCTTCGATTGCCGGAGTGAATCCGGATCTTGCGGTTTACGGGAAGGCGATCGCGAATGGCTATCCTGTTGCTGCTCTCGGCGGCAAGAAGGTGATCCTTGACCTGTTCGTGGATAAGGACGCGAAGCGCCGTGTGCTGCTCGCCGGAACCTATAACGCTCATCCGGTCATGGTGGCTGCCGCCATTGCGACCATTGAGCGTCTGAAGAGCAATGACGGCGAAGTTTATCGCGAATTCGAGCGCAAGGGGGCCTGGCTGCAGGCTGAGATCGAGGGAATTGGCAAGACATTGGGCAAGCAGATTCTTGTTGGACGGCAGGGCTCGGCCCTGTGCCCGTACTTCATGGATCACATGCCGGTGAGCTGGCACGATCTTGCGGCAAATCATAACTTTGCCGTGGATGGCGCGATTCGTAAGGAAGTGATTGCCGACGGCATCTATACCTTCCCCATCCCGGTCAAGCAGTGGTCCATCTCGGCTGCTCATACCGACCAGGATCTGGAAGAAACGGTAAAGGTGCTGAAGAAAGTCTTCGCATCGGCGAAACTATAG
- a CDS encoding TonB-dependent receptor, producing MKRLIALCICLLSVSVALCQSTTGTLLGTVSDAEGVVVGARVEVINQSTGVTTVVTTNRAGEYSATNLVAGTYTIRIAAQGYKAAEIKDAHLVLNQVLRNNVALNVGGVTEVVEVKPDAGVTTTDSPSIATVTDSKALVELPANGRTISAIIATAPGNSGDGSDSNPKISGSQHWGGTSFQVNGVTYDDRGNGGGSYAYSTSLTTQPSLDSIQDVKIESNAAKAEYASSVAVVMTTKGGTNKFHGTLFEFNRNSAVAANEYFAKTLGTARLPFNRNEFGGTFGGPIVKNHTFFFVSAERFSQRQQRQGIFTVPTDAQRTGQFTTAIRNPYTLTYFANNKIPDSMLNQKFQTILQLVPRANTTFATSNLKQPRATNLDLNRYSGKLEHVFNPKNRIAFDANWAESGLYFVNLGYPVQYGNYSDAGFQTKSGALTYTRILSASMTNELRVSYYTMRSTRLGQNTSFDGTQLFPGLYPHEIGGIPIFSITGYTRIGDSGGSRSNPQMTQQYGDTFIWHRGHHTFKTGADLQITKVSTNPGSSTTTLGYFNFLSSRYTLNGLGNALMGLPTSTLRSTVSPSNVIHQNRYGFYAQDDWQITQRLSVYYGLRYELQTQPTERFGGWTNFDFASGSLVVRSVNGQLPSSANSTLLSLYPYKTSEQVGWGSDVLVSDKTNFAPRIGFAFRPTNSTDLVLRGGYGIFYNMPAIYQGIYQLGVSNPPFKLTQQYNGGTTPTISLDDPFATSPVVTANPVLYSVDRKLHNTYSQQWNLSLEQKLPASIGFRISYVGNRAIHAPYVNYEMNRPRDLAAPSSSTQSNQDFLPYQPYSNIYGMRFTGTGFTNQLQIQGTRRFKSSLYMQANLSWTKSIDDVPDTGSPQDPYNQRGDRGNADGVRRVTFYFTGGLDLPFGPGKMFLNNRGSVISRVVEGWRVTSVTRLLSGAPFSILYQSTAVNSYASRANMSVNGGDPYAVANRSITNWINTAAFSAPPTYGYGNSGRNMLFGPGQKVVNMSLAKTTKLLEGTSFELRADAFNLTNSTNFANPANTLNVAGFGVISATTIDPRQLQFGAKLLF from the coding sequence ATGAAACGTTTGATCGCTCTATGTATCTGTTTGTTGTCAGTCTCTGTTGCACTCTGTCAAAGCACCACCGGCACACTGCTCGGTACGGTTTCCGACGCCGAAGGCGTGGTCGTTGGAGCCCGTGTTGAGGTCATCAATCAGAGCACGGGAGTGACGACTGTCGTAACGACGAACCGCGCAGGCGAGTATTCCGCGACCAACCTGGTAGCAGGAACCTATACCATCCGCATTGCCGCGCAGGGCTATAAGGCGGCGGAGATCAAGGACGCTCACCTCGTCCTGAACCAGGTTCTCCGCAACAATGTCGCGCTGAATGTCGGCGGCGTGACGGAGGTTGTGGAAGTGAAGCCGGATGCCGGCGTGACGACCACAGACTCGCCCTCCATCGCGACGGTTACCGACTCCAAGGCACTGGTAGAACTGCCGGCAAATGGCCGTACCATCTCTGCGATCATTGCCACCGCGCCGGGCAACAGCGGTGACGGCTCGGACTCCAATCCCAAGATCTCGGGTTCGCAACACTGGGGTGGTACCAGCTTCCAGGTAAACGGTGTAACCTACGATGACCGTGGCAACGGTGGCGGTTCGTATGCTTACTCAACGTCTCTGACGACGCAGCCATCGCTGGACTCAATTCAGGATGTGAAGATCGAGAGCAATGCGGCTAAGGCCGAGTATGCCAGTTCGGTTGCGGTTGTCATGACCACCAAGGGTGGCACGAACAAGTTTCACGGCACGTTGTTTGAGTTCAACCGCAATAGTGCTGTTGCCGCAAATGAGTACTTTGCCAAGACGCTGGGAACGGCGCGCCTGCCGTTCAACCGCAATGAATTTGGCGGTACCTTTGGTGGTCCGATCGTCAAGAATCACACATTCTTTTTCGTATCGGCGGAGCGCTTTTCACAACGCCAGCAACGCCAAGGTATCTTTACTGTTCCAACAGATGCCCAGCGCACGGGACAGTTCACGACGGCGATTCGCAATCCGTATACACTGACCTACTTTGCGAATAACAAAATTCCCGATTCGATGTTGAATCAGAAGTTCCAGACCATTCTTCAGCTTGTGCCGCGTGCAAATACAACGTTCGCAACCTCCAACCTGAAGCAGCCGCGCGCCACGAATCTGGACTTGAATCGGTATTCCGGTAAGCTGGAGCACGTTTTCAACCCGAAGAATCGCATCGCGTTTGACGCGAACTGGGCGGAAAGTGGTCTTTATTTCGTCAACCTTGGTTATCCGGTCCAGTATGGAAACTATTCCGACGCCGGCTTCCAGACAAAATCCGGAGCACTTACCTATACACGCATTCTTTCAGCGTCTATGACGAATGAGCTTCGTGTTTCGTATTACACAATGCGATCCACTCGCCTTGGTCAAAATACTAGTTTTGATGGAACGCAGCTTTTCCCTGGACTGTATCCGCACGAGATCGGCGGTATCCCTATCTTCAGCATTACTGGATATACACGCATCGGAGATTCGGGTGGTTCGCGCTCAAATCCGCAGATGACCCAGCAGTATGGAGATACCTTCATCTGGCATCGTGGTCATCACACGTTCAAAACTGGAGCCGATCTTCAGATCACGAAGGTATCGACGAACCCCGGATCCAGCACGACGACGCTTGGCTACTTCAACTTCCTGTCAAGCCGCTATACGCTGAACGGTCTTGGGAACGCACTGATGGGGCTTCCAACATCAACGCTTCGCTCTACCGTTTCTCCTTCGAATGTGATCCATCAGAATCGCTATGGCTTTTATGCTCAGGATGATTGGCAGATTACACAACGCCTGTCTGTTTATTATGGACTGCGCTACGAGTTACAGACCCAGCCAACGGAGCGTTTTGGTGGATGGACGAACTTTGACTTTGCGAGCGGCAGCCTGGTCGTTCGCTCTGTAAACGGCCAGTTGCCCAGCTCTGCGAATTCCACGCTCCTCTCTTTGTATCCCTATAAAACATCGGAGCAGGTGGGCTGGGGTTCGGATGTTCTTGTTTCCGATAAAACAAATTTTGCGCCCCGTATCGGATTTGCCTTCCGTCCTACAAATTCGACGGACCTGGTTCTGCGCGGAGGCTATGGCATTTTCTACAACATGCCTGCGATTTATCAGGGAATCTACCAGCTTGGCGTCAGCAATCCGCCTTTCAAGCTGACGCAGCAGTACAACGGTGGCACAACCCCGACCATCTCTTTGGACGACCCATTTGCAACGTCTCCTGTTGTCACTGCGAATCCGGTGCTGTACTCCGTGGACCGGAAGCTGCACAACACCTACTCGCAGCAGTGGAACCTTTCGCTGGAACAGAAGCTGCCTGCTTCAATCGGATTTCGTATTTCGTATGTAGGCAATCGGGCGATTCACGCTCCGTACGTGAACTACGAAATGAACCGTCCACGCGACCTGGCTGCTCCCAGCAGCAGCACACAAAGCAACCAGGACTTTCTGCCATACCAGCCATACAGCAATATTTACGGTATGCGCTTTACTGGAACCGGCTTCACCAACCAGTTGCAGATCCAGGGGACTCGCCGCTTCAAGAGCTCGCTTTATATGCAGGCAAACCTGAGCTGGACAAAGTCGATCGACGACGTACCGGATACAGGCTCTCCTCAGGATCCTTATAACCAGCGTGGTGATCGTGGTAATGCCGACGGTGTGCGCCGTGTGACCTTCTACTTTACCGGTGGCCTTGACCTGCCATTTGGTCCAGGGAAGATGTTCCTTAACAATCGAGGCAGCGTGATCTCCCGCGTGGTTGAAGGATGGCGCGTGACGAGCGTAACCCGGCTTTTGAGTGGCGCGCCCTTCTCCATCCTGTATCAGAGCACAGCAGTAAACAGCTATGCTTCGCGCGCGAATATGAGTGTGAATGGTGGCGATCCGTATGCCGTGGCCAACCGTAGCATCACGAATTGGATCAATACAGCTGCATTTTCTGCCCCGCCAACCTATGGCTATGGCAATAGCGGTCGCAATATGCTGTTTGGACCTGGGCAGAAGGTTGTCAATATGAGCCTTGCCAAGACCACTAAATTGCTGGAAGGAACTTCTTTCGAACTGCGCGCGGATGCCTTCAATCTGACGAACAGTACGAACTTTGCTAACCCCGCTAACACGCTTAATGTGGCTGGTTTTGGTGTTATCTCGGCTACGACGATCGATCCTCGCCAGCTGCAGTTTGGTGCAAAGCTGCTCTTCTAG
- a CDS encoding IclR family transcriptional regulator: MAAKNHIDLVVKTLAVLESLAVSEHGKALKEIAAEVGLVKSSVFRILFTLKEAGYVEQTDASGIYRLTLKSSGLARRNTDRLRLADVARPHLSRLRDQLDESVALAERRPQSVVLIDVLETSHPLRLSFQIGDDCPIHATALGKAVAAFLAPDEFSMLVPDIKLPQYTDRTKTKVLQLKSELALVHKNGYSLNDEETVAGALLVGAPLFDSARNVCGAISVNTPTARCSTKRKQLLIESVIDAGHLISQDLRNISYLHPQTKPVN, translated from the coding sequence ATGGCCGCTAAGAATCACATCGATCTCGTCGTAAAGACACTTGCCGTTCTGGAGTCTTTGGCCGTCAGCGAACACGGCAAGGCATTGAAAGAAATTGCAGCGGAAGTTGGCCTGGTAAAAAGCTCGGTCTTCCGCATCCTCTTCACGTTGAAGGAAGCTGGCTACGTGGAGCAGACGGATGCCAGCGGCATCTACCGGCTTACGCTGAAGTCAAGCGGACTGGCGCGGCGAAACACGGATCGGCTACGGCTTGCCGATGTCGCGCGGCCCCATCTTTCACGTCTGCGCGACCAACTGGATGAGTCTGTTGCACTGGCTGAGCGCCGCCCGCAATCGGTCGTGCTCATTGACGTACTGGAGACATCGCATCCGCTTCGTCTGTCATTTCAGATTGGAGATGATTGCCCCATCCACGCAACGGCACTTGGCAAGGCTGTAGCTGCATTTCTCGCCCCGGATGAGTTCTCGATGCTGGTTCCCGACATCAAACTGCCGCAATACACGGATCGCACCAAGACCAAAGTGTTGCAGCTGAAATCGGAGCTCGCACTCGTCCACAAGAACGGCTATTCGCTGAACGATGAAGAAACAGTAGCAGGGGCCCTGCTTGTCGGAGCTCCTCTGTTTGATTCGGCTCGCAATGTCTGCGGCGCCATCAGTGTCAACACACCTACGGCGCGTTGCTCGACCAAACGCAAGCAGCTATTGATTGAATCCGTGATTGACGCCGGCCATCTCATTTCGCAGGACCTGCGAAACATCAGCTACCTTCACCCCCAGACAAAACCCGTCAACTGA
- a CDS encoding SDR family NAD(P)-dependent oxidoreductase, translating into MPNSLAGKVAVITGAARGIGRGAALELARRGADVAIVDCGNEEAAAEAVAAIHGMGRKAIAVRADVSREEQVRTGLADVLAGFGRIDILVNNAAVSVRKPFLQTSLEDAQRTMLVSQWGVYLFSYFAAQQMVKQASGGCIVMISSVHAERPYPNAAAYNMAKAGVNHLAASLALELANERIRVNTIEPGWVDTPGERVHNSEQEILDRAKTLPMERLGSIDEVAKAVAFLCSDDASYITGATLRVDGGFALKF; encoded by the coding sequence ATGCCGAACTCACTTGCAGGAAAAGTGGCAGTGATTACAGGAGCGGCGCGCGGCATTGGCCGTGGCGCCGCCCTTGAGCTTGCACGCCGTGGTGCGGACGTGGCTATTGTTGATTGCGGCAATGAAGAAGCTGCCGCAGAGGCAGTCGCCGCGATACACGGTATGGGACGGAAAGCGATTGCAGTACGCGCGGATGTCTCCCGAGAAGAGCAGGTGCGGACCGGGCTTGCCGACGTTTTGGCTGGGTTTGGTCGCATCGATATCCTGGTGAACAATGCGGCCGTCAGCGTACGCAAGCCGTTTCTGCAGACATCGCTTGAGGATGCACAACGTACGATGCTGGTCAGCCAGTGGGGTGTGTATCTCTTCTCCTACTTCGCGGCTCAGCAGATGGTGAAGCAGGCAAGCGGGGGATGCATCGTTATGATCAGCTCCGTGCACGCAGAGCGGCCTTACCCGAATGCTGCGGCGTACAACATGGCAAAGGCGGGGGTGAATCATCTTGCTGCATCACTGGCGCTTGAACTTGCGAACGAACGCATTCGTGTGAACACGATCGAGCCGGGATGGGTCGATACGCCCGGAGAGCGGGTTCATAACTCAGAACAGGAGATTCTCGATCGCGCCAAGACGCTTCCGATGGAAAGGCTCGGAAGTATCGATGAGGTCGCGAAAGCCGTGGCATTCCTATGCTCAGACGATGCCAGCTACATCACCGGAGCAACGCTTCGTGTCGACGGAGGCTTCGCGCTGAAGTTCTAG
- the dgoD gene encoding galactonate dehydratase, with protein sequence MKITKISTLVVNARMRNWIFVKVETDQPGLYGWGEATLEWKTKGVVGAVEDLSVLLIGQDPRRIEHIWQIMHRQYFWRGGITNYSAMSGIDQALWDIKGKALGEPVCNLLGGPVRDTLRFYDHLGGGLLENMYKTIDPSEFAERIQISVEKGFTAVKAMPIPVSEYIESASTLKRAAKCVEAMRNAVGDDFDIMLDLHARCTPAAAIQFGRMLVDYNLYWYEEPCWPEHIDGLVEVARHLPMPIATGERLVGRWEFRELFEKRGCSIVQPDVSHCGGISEARRIAAMAEAYQISVACHNPQGPVSTASSTHVGFATPNYLIQEMVRADVPWRNDIVTEFIPLEAGQCTAPTKPGLGIDINEKEAAKYPFQPEVTMAYNHRDGSVADW encoded by the coding sequence GTGAAGATTACGAAGATTTCAACCCTGGTTGTGAATGCTCGCATGCGCAACTGGATTTTTGTGAAGGTAGAAACAGACCAGCCCGGCCTGTATGGTTGGGGCGAAGCGACGCTTGAGTGGAAGACGAAAGGCGTGGTTGGCGCGGTAGAAGATTTGAGCGTGTTGCTCATCGGCCAGGACCCCCGTCGCATTGAGCACATCTGGCAGATTATGCATCGCCAGTATTTCTGGCGTGGTGGCATCACGAACTACTCGGCGATGAGTGGCATTGACCAGGCTCTTTGGGACATCAAAGGTAAGGCCCTGGGCGAACCGGTCTGCAACCTTCTGGGTGGGCCGGTGCGCGATACGCTTCGCTTCTACGACCACCTGGGCGGCGGCCTGCTCGAAAACATGTATAAGACGATTGATCCGAGCGAGTTTGCCGAGCGGATTCAGATCAGCGTGGAAAAGGGCTTCACTGCAGTGAAGGCCATGCCGATCCCGGTGTCGGAATACATCGAGAGCGCATCAACGCTGAAGCGCGCAGCAAAATGCGTTGAGGCGATGCGCAATGCTGTTGGTGACGATTTCGACATCATGCTGGACCTGCATGCGCGTTGTACGCCTGCTGCTGCGATTCAGTTCGGCCGCATGCTGGTGGACTATAACCTGTACTGGTATGAGGAGCCCTGCTGGCCCGAGCACATTGACGGACTGGTGGAGGTCGCGCGTCATCTCCCCATGCCTATCGCAACCGGGGAGCGCCTGGTCGGCCGCTGGGAGTTCCGTGAACTGTTTGAGAAGCGTGGCTGCTCGATCGTGCAGCCGGATGTCTCGCACTGCGGTGGTATCAGCGAGGCTCGCCGTATTGCGGCGATGGCAGAGGCCTACCAGATTTCGGTTGCCTGCCACAATCCGCAGGGTCCGGTCAGCACGGCATCTTCTACGCACGTTGGTTTCGCTACACCGAACTACCTGATCCAGGAGATGGTGCGCGCGGATGTGCCGTGGCGCAACGATATTGTGACCGAGTTCATTCCCCTGGAAGCCGGCCAGTGCACGGCGCCGACCAAGCCGGGACTGGGTATCGACATCAACGAGAAGGAAGCAGCGAAGTATCCCTTCCAGCCGGAAGTCACCATGGCTTATAACCATCGTGATGGTTCGGTGGCAGACTGGTAG
- a CDS encoding IclR family transcriptional regulator: MTKSVPAVERAFAMLEALDYAKSGMNIADLSRKLAIPRSTAHTIALTLERCGYLTRDASQRNCMLSTKAYMLGRDAVRPDRMAVAALRPMRRFSTQTLLTSHLAILDQTQAVYIQKVQGPGLVSMETYPGKRTNLHCTGVGKVLLGYASEGFRTKVLSRGVFARYTRNTITMTSLLREELRRVAEQGYALDNQEEELDIRCLAVPMFSVRNEFLAALSVSGTTQQIRDNLIPALVARLHHTARIIAERLQSGVDDAE, translated from the coding sequence ATGACGAAGAGCGTACCAGCGGTCGAGCGGGCGTTCGCCATGCTCGAAGCTCTTGATTATGCAAAAAGCGGTATGAACATTGCTGATCTCAGCAGGAAGCTCGCGATTCCGCGCAGCACGGCACACACGATTGCTCTTACGCTGGAGCGATGCGGCTACCTGACACGCGATGCCTCGCAACGCAACTGCATGCTGTCGACCAAGGCATACATGCTTGGCCGGGATGCTGTGCGGCCGGATCGTATGGCCGTTGCCGCGCTGCGGCCAATGCGCCGGTTTTCGACGCAAACACTGCTGACAAGCCACCTCGCCATCCTTGATCAGACACAGGCTGTCTATATCCAGAAAGTACAGGGGCCGGGACTGGTCAGCATGGAGACGTATCCGGGTAAGCGGACGAACCTGCATTGCACCGGGGTTGGCAAAGTATTGTTGGGATACGCCTCCGAGGGCTTCCGTACGAAGGTTCTGTCGCGCGGCGTCTTTGCACGTTATACCCGGAATACCATCACGATGACCAGCCTGCTGCGGGAAGAACTGCGTCGCGTGGCAGAGCAGGGCTATGCGCTGGATAACCAGGAAGAAGAGCTGGACATCCGCTGCCTTGCTGTCCCCATGTTCAGTGTTCGCAATGAATTTCTCGCGGCACTGAGTGTCTCTGGAACAACACAGCAGATTCGCGACAACCTAATTCCCGCGCTGGTGGCACGGTTGCATCACACCGCACGGATTATCGCCGAACGTTTGCAGAGTGGTGTTGACGATGCAGAATAG